In Tissierellales bacterium, one DNA window encodes the following:
- a CDS encoding O-antigen ligase family protein, producing LDTDGEFLYEAFLKVALLNFLVIGLHPSVSFLDSMNYMRFGYAMAPSVIMFLFAFFDKKEHKLLWLLATITSFLLTVAYGSRGALVVFFVLGLFVFLFSKRIPLSSKLTIMALGILIVILVIRYDLIVKTIDYVYYDLGVKTYALIKFRKMFTRGFWEASSGRDKIYKRLWSHIVQKPTVGNGIGFAQKVSGFTSHNLFLQVLLESGLIGLLLWSCIWVYSIKKYKNMAIQKENGFYKITTLLISVSLGRLLFSSDIWLRPEYWFTLSMLINFEPKQQNIQESLSYNN from the coding sequence TTGGATACTGATGGTGAATTTCTTTATGAGGCATTTTTAAAAGTAGCTCTATTAAACTTTTTAGTTATAGGTTTACATCCTTCTGTAAGTTTTTTAGACTCTATGAATTATATGCGCTTTGGATACGCTATGGCACCCTCAGTAATTATGTTTTTATTCGCATTTTTTGATAAGAAAGAGCATAAATTACTATGGCTATTAGCGACTATAACGTCTTTTTTACTAACCGTGGCATATGGTAGTAGAGGAGCTTTAGTCGTATTTTTTGTACTAGGTTTATTTGTATTTCTATTTAGCAAAAGAATTCCTTTATCTAGTAAATTGACGATAATGGCTTTAGGTATATTAATTGTGATATTAGTAATTAGGTATGACTTAATAGTAAAGACAATAGATTATGTATACTATGATCTAGGTGTTAAAACCTATGCCTTAATAAAATTCCGTAAAATGTTTACTAGAGGATTCTGGGAAGCAAGCTCGGGAAGAGATAAAATATATAAAAGATTATGGTCCCATATTGTACAAAAGCCTACAGTAGGAAATGGAATTGGTTTTGCTCAAAAAGTCTCAGGTTTTACAAGCCATAATTTATTTTTACAAGTATTATTAGAATCTGGATTAATAGGATTATTATTATGGAGTTGTATATGGGTATATAGCATTAAAAAGTATAAGAATATGGCTATTCAAAAAGAGAATGGTTTTTATAAAATCACTACTCTTCTTATCTCCGTATCTTTAGGAAGGTTACTTTTTAGCTCCGATATATGGTTAAGGCCAGAGTACTGGTTTACATTGTCCATGTTAATAAATTTCGAGCCAAAGCAGCAAAATATACAGGAGAGTTTAAGCTATAATAATTAG